The proteins below are encoded in one region of Streptomyces sp. NBC_00490:
- a CDS encoding SigE family RNA polymerase sigma factor has protein sequence MRQVLADQYAEFAAARAGHLYRSACLLTAGDTYLAEDLVQETLGRLYISWHRVARVGNPAGYAQTVLTRAFLAHQRRRSSKERATAEFPEQVYADHGDVPLRLTLLQALARLPAKDRAVVVLRYWEDRSIEETADAMNASSSAVRTRCTRALGRLRELLGEDLGEYARF, from the coding sequence ATGAGACAGGTCCTTGCGGACCAGTACGCGGAGTTCGCGGCGGCACGCGCGGGGCATCTGTACCGCTCCGCGTGCCTGCTCACCGCCGGGGACACGTATCTCGCCGAGGACCTGGTGCAGGAGACCCTGGGCCGGCTGTACATCAGCTGGCACCGGGTGGCCCGGGTCGGCAACCCCGCCGGGTACGCGCAGACCGTCCTCACCCGGGCGTTCCTCGCCCACCAGCGGCGCCGCAGCAGCAAGGAGCGCGCCACCGCCGAGTTCCCGGAGCAGGTCTACGCCGACCACGGCGACGTCCCGCTGCGCCTCACGCTGCTCCAGGCCCTGGCCCGGCTGCCCGCGAAGGACCGGGCGGTGGTCGTACTGCGCTACTGGGAGGACCGTTCGATCGAGGAGACCGCCGACGCCATGAACGCCAGTTCCTCCGCGGTCCGCACCCGCTGTACCCGCGCCCTCGGCCGGCTGCGGGAGCTGCTGGGCGAGGACCTCGGAGAGTACGCCCGCTTCTGA
- a CDS encoding ATP-binding protein, with translation MLQLSGGRAPDRDPRYAAYPQPPLGAGHLSVKYTPRPAAVREARATVRRQLERWGLADQEDLVDNAELLVSELATNALLHSASSFRLTLFASHGVLRCEVADVGRRTPQVLRAGTAESGRGMFLVDALARRWGCHQDGPGKTVWFELGTCGSDDCGRPESF, from the coding sequence ATGCTGCAACTCTCCGGGGGCCGCGCCCCGGACCGCGATCCTCGGTACGCCGCTTACCCCCAACCCCCCTTGGGGGCAGGCCATCTGAGCGTCAAGTACACCCCCCGTCCCGCCGCCGTCCGCGAGGCCCGCGCCACGGTCCGCCGACAGCTGGAGAGGTGGGGGCTCGCGGACCAGGAGGACCTGGTGGACAACGCCGAGCTGCTTGTCAGCGAACTCGCCACCAACGCCCTCCTCCACTCCGCGAGCAGCTTCCGCCTCACCCTGTTCGCCTCGCACGGCGTGCTGCGCTGCGAGGTCGCCGACGTCGGCCGCCGCACTCCCCAGGTGCTCCGGGCGGGCACCGCGGAGAGCGGCCGGGGGATGTTCCTGGTGGACGCGCTCGCCCGGCGCTGGGGCTGCCATCAGGACGGGCCGGGCAAGACCGTATGGTTCGAGCTCGGCACGTGCGGGTCCGACGACTGTGGTCGGCCGGAGTCGTTCTGA
- a CDS encoding TadE/TadG family type IV pilus assembly protein, with the protein MRRPGVIRRLGVMGRRDSGQVTIEFLGMTPLIIITLVLLWQFVLVGYTFTLAGNAADEAVRAGTAASPGERQGACEAAGLEKLPDAWSGTVECGTGGGYVTADVKLQVPVLFPGAIGFPFEVKGHAGAVEEEKGD; encoded by the coding sequence ATGAGGCGGCCCGGGGTCATACGCCGGCTCGGGGTCATGGGGCGCCGGGACTCCGGCCAGGTCACCATCGAGTTCCTCGGCATGACCCCGCTGATCATCATCACCTTGGTGCTGCTGTGGCAGTTCGTGCTGGTGGGGTACACCTTCACGCTGGCGGGGAATGCTGCGGACGAGGCGGTACGGGCGGGAACGGCGGCGAGCCCGGGGGAGCGGCAGGGCGCGTGCGAGGCGGCAGGCCTGGAGAAGCTGCCGGACGCGTGGAGCGGCACCGTGGAGTGCGGCACCGGCGGCGGCTATGTCACGGCCGACGTCAAGCTCCAGGTCCCCGTCCTCTTCCCGGGCGCGATCGGCTTCCCGTTCGAGGTGAAGGGCCATGCCGGTGCCGTGGAGGAGGAGAAGGGGGACTGA
- a CDS encoding AAA family ATPase, with product MPTRILPAVGDADAVRSITTLLSQLPDAEPVAPVVDSTQLVDTLARLAAESFDELPEVVIVHERIGPVPALELIREVALRFPAVGVILVSSDASPGLFQAAMDYGARGLVALPLSYEELAVRVQAVAQWSVGVRRHLGGTVDVFTGVGGTVVTVSGAKGGVGTSLTAIQLALAAQASGRSTALVDLDLQTGDIASFLDVQFRRSVADLATITDISPRVLADAVFRHDTGLALLLAPGEGERGEEVTDRAVRQIVSALRSRYEVVVIDCGAQIGGAGAAAVEMADTALLVTTPDVIAVRGAKRTVRMWDRLQIRKAEETTVVVNRHTRGTEIQPSLVRKITGTPVAGVAIPANFKELQSVVDAGRVHELDNKSVVKQAMWGLAGELGLVKPAEGAHKGGRSRGDRAAVGFRRRKELGP from the coding sequence ATGCCCACGAGGATCCTGCCGGCCGTAGGCGACGCGGACGCGGTCCGCTCCATCACCACCCTGCTCAGCCAGCTCCCGGACGCCGAACCGGTGGCCCCGGTCGTCGACTCCACCCAGCTCGTCGACACCCTCGCGCGGCTGGCCGCCGAGTCCTTCGACGAACTGCCCGAGGTCGTGATCGTCCACGAACGCATCGGCCCGGTCCCGGCGTTGGAGCTGATCCGCGAGGTCGCCCTGCGCTTCCCCGCGGTCGGCGTCATCCTCGTCTCCTCCGACGCGAGCCCCGGCCTCTTCCAGGCCGCCATGGACTACGGGGCACGGGGGCTGGTGGCACTGCCGCTGAGCTACGAGGAACTGGCCGTCCGGGTCCAGGCGGTCGCCCAGTGGTCGGTGGGCGTACGGCGCCATCTGGGCGGCACCGTCGACGTGTTCACCGGGGTCGGCGGCACGGTCGTCACGGTCAGCGGCGCGAAAGGCGGAGTGGGGACGAGCCTCACCGCCATCCAGCTCGCCCTCGCCGCCCAGGCGTCCGGCCGCAGCACGGCCCTGGTCGACCTCGACCTCCAGACCGGGGACATCGCCTCCTTCCTGGACGTCCAGTTCCGCCGCTCCGTGGCCGACCTCGCCACCATCACCGACATCTCGCCGCGCGTGCTGGCCGACGCCGTCTTCCGCCACGACACCGGGCTCGCCCTGCTGCTCGCCCCCGGCGAGGGCGAACGCGGCGAGGAGGTCACCGACCGGGCCGTCCGCCAGATCGTCAGCGCCCTGCGCTCCCGCTACGAGGTCGTCGTCATCGACTGCGGCGCCCAGATCGGCGGCGCCGGCGCGGCGGCCGTCGAGATGGCGGACACGGCCCTGCTCGTCACCACGCCCGACGTGATCGCGGTACGCGGCGCCAAACGGACCGTCCGCATGTGGGACCGGCTCCAGATCCGCAAGGCCGAGGAGACGACGGTGGTCGTCAACCGGCACACCCGCGGAACCGAGATCCAGCCCTCCCTGGTCCGGAAGATCACCGGCACACCGGTCGCGGGCGTGGCGATCCCCGCCAACTTCAAGGAACTGCAGTCGGTCGTGGACGCCGGACGCGTCCACGAGCTCGACAACAAGAGCGTCGTGAAGCAGGCGATGTGGGGGCTCGCGGGAGAACTGGGACTGGTCAAGCCGGCCGAGGGAGCGCACAAGGGCGGACGGTCCAGGGGCGACCGGGCCGCGGTGGGCTTCCGCCGACGCAAGGAGCTGGGGCCATGA
- a CDS encoding TadE/TadG family type IV pilus assembly protein, whose protein sequence is MSYDRKVRDRGQVAIEYLGFIPILILVAMAGVQIGLIAYTAQQAGTAARAGARAASLENSAQEGCTTAVSDWLSVTCSSAQGGDEVTVTATVAIPSIVPGWDFGDANKTATMPLDH, encoded by the coding sequence ATGTCGTACGACAGGAAAGTCCGCGACCGCGGCCAAGTGGCCATCGAGTACCTCGGGTTCATCCCGATCCTGATCCTCGTCGCCATGGCGGGCGTACAGATCGGCCTGATCGCCTACACGGCACAGCAGGCGGGTACGGCGGCGCGGGCCGGCGCGCGGGCGGCCTCGCTGGAGAACAGCGCGCAGGAGGGCTGTACGACCGCGGTCAGCGACTGGCTGTCCGTCACGTGCTCCTCCGCGCAGGGCGGCGACGAGGTCACCGTCACCGCCACCGTCGCCATCCCCTCCATCGTCCCCGGCTGGGACTTCGGCGACGCGAACAAGACGGCGACGATGCCGCTCGACCACTGA
- a CDS encoding Nramp family divalent metal transporter yields the protein MADTTGNPTDTQASSDDSRPRKSSWKYIGPGIVVAATGVGAGDLVATLIAGSNFGYTLLWAAVIGCLVKISLAEAAGRWHLSTGRTLFDGWASLGRWTSWFFVAYVVIWGFVYGAAAMSSSALPLQALFPDVMDLKWWAVACGLTGLVFVWFNKYEVFEKVMTVLVGVMFVVTVYLAIRVTPNLGDAFAGLLPVLPDEKDSILNTLGLIGGVGGTITLAAYGYWVNAKGWTNTGWMKVMRLDNRVAYATTGIFVISMLFVGAEMLHSANIAIASGDKGLIQLSDILEDKYGSATAKFFLIGFFATSYTSLIGVWHGVSLMFADFVARFRDKGEGKGTGEEVASGARERSWPFRAYLLWLTFPPIVLLFQGQPFRLIILYGVLGAAFLPFLAGTLIWLLNSSRTPAEWRNGLISNGMLVIAGLLFLVLCVKQIWDQPWSEFF from the coding sequence ATGGCGGACACCACGGGCAACCCCACGGACACCCAGGCATCATCCGACGACTCCCGACCTCGTAAGTCCAGTTGGAAGTACATCGGCCCCGGCATCGTCGTCGCGGCCACCGGCGTCGGTGCCGGCGACCTGGTCGCGACCCTCATCGCGGGCAGCAACTTCGGCTACACGCTCCTGTGGGCCGCCGTCATCGGCTGCCTCGTCAAGATCTCCCTCGCCGAAGCCGCCGGCCGCTGGCATCTGTCCACCGGCCGCACCCTCTTCGACGGCTGGGCGAGCCTGGGCCGCTGGACCTCGTGGTTCTTCGTCGCCTACGTGGTGATCTGGGGCTTCGTCTACGGCGCCGCCGCGATGTCGTCCAGCGCGCTGCCGCTCCAGGCGCTGTTCCCGGACGTGATGGACCTCAAGTGGTGGGCCGTCGCCTGCGGTCTGACCGGCCTCGTCTTCGTCTGGTTCAACAAGTACGAGGTCTTCGAGAAGGTCATGACGGTCCTGGTGGGCGTCATGTTCGTGGTCACGGTCTACCTGGCCATCCGCGTCACCCCGAACCTGGGGGACGCCTTCGCGGGCCTGCTGCCGGTCCTCCCCGACGAGAAGGACTCGATCCTCAACACCCTCGGCCTCATCGGCGGCGTCGGCGGCACCATCACCCTCGCCGCCTACGGCTACTGGGTCAACGCCAAGGGCTGGACCAACACCGGCTGGATGAAGGTCATGCGGCTCGACAACCGCGTCGCCTACGCCACCACCGGCATCTTCGTCATCTCCATGCTGTTCGTCGGCGCCGAGATGCTGCACTCGGCGAACATCGCCATCGCCAGTGGCGACAAGGGGCTCATCCAGCTCAGCGACATCCTGGAGGACAAGTACGGCTCGGCGACCGCCAAGTTCTTCCTCATCGGCTTCTTCGCCACCTCGTACACCTCCCTGATCGGCGTCTGGCACGGCGTGAGCCTGATGTTCGCCGACTTCGTCGCCCGCTTCCGCGACAAGGGCGAGGGCAAGGGGACGGGCGAGGAGGTCGCCTCCGGTGCGCGCGAACGCTCCTGGCCCTTCCGCGCGTACCTGCTGTGGCTGACCTTCCCGCCCATCGTCCTGCTCTTCCAGGGCCAGCCCTTCCGCCTGATCATCCTCTACGGCGTCCTGGGCGCGGCCTTCCTTCCCTTCCTGGCCGGCACGCTGATCTGGCTGCTCAACTCCTCGCGCACCCCGGCCGAATGGCGCAACGGCCTGATCAGCAACGGGATGCTGGTGATCGCCGGGCTGCTGTTCCTGGTGCTGTGCGTGAAGCAGATCTGGGATCAGCCCTGGTCGGAGTTCTTCTGA
- the cpaB gene encoding Flp pilus assembly protein CpaB, translated as MNSRQRRGVILLILSAVCALAAFAGVLSVINDAESKVGPEVTAYRLKANVEPYKPLSTAQFEKIEMPERWLSDNAVRNLREIDGKIAVTALKKGSLLQSDMIVAQPALQPGQQEVAIMIDAATGVAGKITPNSTVNVYATFEGEREGAPDQSKIIVTNAKVLDVGDLTPLQPDADDRTREATEAVPITFALSAIDAQRITYAESFAKRVRLALVAPGETGTVPDQDRTYELAKDK; from the coding sequence ATGAACTCCCGTCAGCGCCGCGGCGTCATACTCCTGATCCTGTCGGCCGTCTGCGCCCTCGCGGCCTTCGCCGGCGTCCTGTCCGTCATCAACGACGCCGAGTCCAAGGTCGGACCCGAAGTCACCGCCTACCGGCTCAAGGCGAACGTGGAGCCCTACAAACCGCTGAGCACGGCCCAGTTCGAGAAGATCGAGATGCCCGAGCGGTGGCTGTCCGACAACGCGGTCCGCAATCTCCGGGAGATCGACGGCAAGATCGCGGTCACCGCCCTGAAGAAGGGCTCCCTGCTGCAGAGCGACATGATCGTGGCACAGCCGGCTCTGCAGCCCGGGCAGCAAGAGGTCGCCATCATGATCGACGCGGCGACCGGTGTGGCCGGCAAGATCACGCCGAACTCCACGGTCAACGTGTACGCCACCTTCGAGGGTGAGCGGGAGGGTGCTCCCGACCAGTCCAAGATCATCGTAACCAACGCCAAGGTCCTCGACGTGGGCGACCTCACCCCGCTCCAGCCCGACGCCGACGACCGCACCCGCGAGGCCACCGAGGCCGTCCCCATCACCTTCGCGCTCTCCGCCATCGACGCCCAGCGCATCACGTACGCCGAGTCCTTCGCCAAGCGCGTCCGGCTCGCACTGGTCGCACCGGGGGAGACCGGCACCGTCCCCGACCAGGACCGCACGTACGAACTCGCGAAGGACAAGTGA
- a CDS encoding CpaF family protein, protein MSLRARISTPEENGSRGEDGHLVASYRAKLLEEIDLAEMSSLAAAERRARLERVLGHIISREGPVLSTVERSQLIRRVVDEALGLGILEPLLEDASITEIMVNGPDAIFVERGGRVEQLPLRFPSHDQLMQTIERIVSTVNRRVDESNPMVDARLPSGERVNVIIPPLSLTGATLTIRRFPRSFTLQEMIGLGSLDEHMLYLLAGLVQAKFNIIVSGATGTGKTTLLNALSGLIPERERIITIEDSAELQLQQAHVIRLESRPPNVEGKGQVTIRDLVRNSLRMRPDRIVVGEVRGGESLDMLQAMSTGHDGSLATVHANSTEDALMRLKTLASMSEVGVPFEALHDQINSALDVIIQLTRFPDGARRITEIALLDSHGAEPYRLTTAARFHAQPMSADGRVHGAFEYFPLPRRTADRLYMASQPIPQAFGVAQSALELTTREAR, encoded by the coding sequence ATGAGCTTGCGGGCACGCATCAGCACCCCCGAGGAGAACGGCAGCCGGGGCGAGGACGGCCACCTGGTCGCCTCGTACCGCGCCAAGCTCCTGGAGGAGATCGACCTCGCGGAGATGAGCTCGCTGGCGGCCGCCGAGCGCAGGGCCCGCCTGGAGCGGGTGCTCGGGCACATCATCAGCCGCGAGGGCCCGGTGCTGTCGACGGTCGAGCGCTCGCAGCTCATCCGCAGGGTCGTGGACGAGGCACTGGGCCTCGGCATCCTGGAGCCGCTCCTCGAAGACGCGTCCATCACCGAGATCATGGTCAACGGCCCCGACGCGATCTTCGTCGAACGCGGCGGCCGGGTGGAGCAGTTGCCGCTCCGCTTTCCCTCCCACGACCAGCTGATGCAGACGATCGAGCGGATCGTCTCGACGGTCAACCGGCGCGTGGACGAGTCGAATCCCATGGTGGACGCCCGGCTCCCGTCCGGCGAGCGTGTGAACGTCATCATCCCGCCCCTGTCGCTGACCGGCGCGACCCTGACGATCCGCCGATTCCCGCGCTCCTTCACCCTCCAGGAGATGATCGGCCTCGGCTCGCTGGACGAGCACATGCTGTACCTGCTCGCGGGCCTGGTGCAGGCCAAGTTCAACATCATCGTGTCGGGCGCGACGGGCACGGGGAAGACGACCCTGCTCAACGCCCTGTCGGGACTGATCCCGGAGCGCGAACGCATCATCACCATCGAGGACTCCGCGGAACTCCAGCTCCAGCAGGCGCATGTGATCCGTCTGGAGTCCCGCCCGCCGAACGTCGAGGGCAAGGGCCAGGTGACCATCCGCGACCTGGTCCGCAACTCCCTGCGGATGCGCCCGGACCGCATCGTCGTCGGTGAGGTCCGCGGCGGCGAGTCCCTGGACATGCTCCAGGCGATGTCGACCGGCCACGACGGCTCACTGGCCACGGTCCACGCCAACAGCACGGAGGACGCCCTGATGCGGCTGAAGACCCTGGCGTCGATGTCCGAGGTCGGTGTCCCCTTCGAAGCGCTGCACGACCAGATCAACAGCGCGCTCGACGTGATCATCCAGCTGACCCGGTTCCCCGACGGAGCCCGCCGCATCACGGAGATCGCCCTCCTCGACAGCCACGGCGCCGAGCCCTACCGGCTGACCACGGCGGCCCGCTTCCACGCCCAGCCCATGTCGGCGGACGGCCGCGTCCACGGCGCCTTCGAGTACTTCCCGCTCCCACGCCGTACGGCGGACCGCCTCTACATGGCGAGCCAGCCGATCCCCCAGGCCTTCGGCGTGGCCCAGTCCGCGCTCGAACTGACGACCCGAGAAGCCAGGTAG
- a CDS encoding chitinase translates to MAILRRRSARFWSAAVLAALALGVSGTGQASAADVNNAKNAGFESGLTNWTCTAGSGATVSSPVHGGTAALKATPAGQDHAKCTQTVAVKPGSTYTLSAWVQGGYSYLGVTGTGTTDVSTWTPDSTSWKQLSTTFTTGASTTSVTVYTHGWYGQSAYFADDVSVYGPDGGGGTDPAPTIPGAPSGLGVSGTSSSSVSLAWSAVSGATGYNVYRGGTKVTAVTGTSATVTGLAASTSYSFQVTATNSAGESGKSAAVTGTTTATPTGPALPRHAVTGYWQNFNNGAKVQKISDVQSSYDIIAVAFADATTTPGAVTFNLDSAGLGGYTVDQFKADIAAKKAAGKKVIVSVGGERGTVAVNDATSAANFANSVYSLMQTYGFDGVDIDLENGLNATYMTQALRSLASKAGSSLVITMAPQTIDMQSTSNAYFQTALNIKDILTVVNMQYYNSGSMLGCDGKVYSQGSVDFLTALACIQLEGGLSPSQVGLGLPASTSGAGSGYVSPSVVNNALDCLTKGTSCGSFKPSRTYPDLRGAMTWSTNWDASAGNAWSNAVGPHVHALP, encoded by the coding sequence ATGGCCATACTCAGACGACGCTCTGCTCGCTTCTGGTCGGCAGCGGTTCTCGCAGCCCTCGCCCTCGGTGTGTCCGGCACAGGCCAGGCCTCCGCCGCGGATGTCAACAACGCCAAGAACGCCGGCTTCGAGTCCGGCCTGACGAACTGGACCTGTACGGCCGGGAGCGGGGCCACCGTCTCCTCGCCGGTGCACGGCGGCACGGCCGCGCTGAAGGCGACGCCGGCCGGGCAGGACCACGCGAAGTGCACACAGACGGTGGCGGTGAAGCCCGGATCGACGTACACGCTCAGCGCGTGGGTGCAGGGCGGGTACTCCTACCTCGGTGTGACCGGCACCGGTACGACGGACGTGTCGACATGGACGCCCGACTCCACCTCCTGGAAGCAGCTGTCGACAACCTTCACCACCGGCGCCTCGACGACCTCGGTGACGGTCTACACCCACGGCTGGTACGGGCAGTCGGCGTACTTCGCGGACGACGTCTCGGTGTACGGCCCCGACGGCGGCGGTGGCACCGACCCGGCCCCGACCATTCCGGGCGCGCCGAGCGGCCTCGGGGTCTCCGGTACGTCCTCGTCGTCGGTGTCCCTGGCCTGGAGCGCGGTGTCCGGGGCCACGGGGTACAACGTCTACCGCGGCGGTACGAAGGTGACGGCGGTGACCGGCACGTCGGCGACGGTGACCGGGCTCGCGGCGTCGACGTCGTACTCCTTCCAGGTCACCGCGACCAACTCGGCGGGCGAGTCTGGGAAGTCGGCGGCGGTGACGGGGACGACGACGGCCACGCCGACCGGACCGGCGCTGCCCAGGCACGCCGTCACCGGCTACTGGCAGAACTTCAACAACGGGGCCAAGGTCCAGAAGATCTCCGACGTCCAGTCCTCGTACGACATCATCGCGGTGGCCTTCGCGGACGCCACGACCACTCCGGGCGCGGTGACGTTCAACCTCGACTCGGCGGGGCTGGGCGGTTACACCGTCGACCAGTTCAAGGCGGACATCGCGGCGAAGAAGGCGGCCGGGAAGAAGGTCATCGTCTCGGTCGGCGGTGAGCGGGGGACGGTCGCGGTCAACGACGCCACCTCGGCGGCGAACTTCGCGAACTCGGTGTACTCGCTGATGCAGACGTACGGCTTCGACGGCGTGGACATCGACCTCGAGAACGGCCTCAACGCGACGTACATGACCCAGGCGCTGCGGTCGCTCGCGTCGAAGGCGGGCTCGTCCCTCGTCATCACGATGGCCCCGCAGACCATCGACATGCAGTCGACGTCCAACGCCTACTTCCAGACGGCCCTGAACATCAAGGACATCCTCACCGTCGTCAACATGCAGTACTACAACAGCGGTTCGATGCTCGGCTGCGACGGCAAGGTGTACTCGCAGGGTTCGGTGGACTTCCTGACGGCCCTGGCCTGCATCCAGCTGGAGGGCGGCCTCTCCCCGTCCCAGGTGGGCCTGGGCCTGCCGGCCTCGACGAGCGGCGCGGGCAGCGGGTACGTCTCACCGTCCGTGGTGAACAACGCCCTGGACTGCCTGACGAAGGGCACGTCCTGCGGCTCCTTCAAGCCGTCCAGGACCTATCCCGACCTGCGTGGCGCGATGACCTGGTCGACCAACTGGGACGCGTCGGCGGGCAACGCGTGGTCGAACGCGGTGGGCCCGCACGTGCACGCGCTGCCGTAG
- a CDS encoding M14 family metallopeptidase, producing the protein MRLRIRGSGARGTRRTAVFAALLALALAAPLSPGASADSTAKAAPSADTIRQYEVHTHATVKERTALQQAGVAIDEVDDHGVVISGRADQIRTLRAQGYDITALGAVPDRSSAADDGVGILDFPSADSRYHNYAEMTSEINSVVSAHSSIASTRVIGTSYQGRNIVAIKISDNVATDESEPEVLFTHHQHAREHLTVEMALYLLNELTSDYGTDSRVTNMVNNREIWIVPDLNPDGGEYDVATGSYRSWRKNRQPNSGSSYVGTDLNRNWGYRWGCCGGSSGSTSSETYRGTAAESAPEVKVVANFVRSRVVGGVQQIKTGIDFHTYSELVLWPYGYTTANTATGMTTDDRNAFATVGGKMAASNGYTPEQSSDLYITDGSIDDWLWGNQKIFAYTFEMYPSSSSGGGFYPPDEVIAAETARNRDAVLQLLENSDCMYRSIGKETQYCS; encoded by the coding sequence ATGCGACTTCGCATACGAGGCTCAGGCGCCCGCGGCACAAGACGTACCGCCGTGTTCGCCGCCCTCCTCGCCCTAGCGCTCGCGGCACCCCTCTCCCCGGGCGCCAGTGCCGACAGCACCGCCAAGGCGGCTCCCTCGGCGGACACCATCCGCCAGTACGAGGTCCACACGCACGCCACGGTCAAGGAACGCACGGCCCTCCAGCAGGCCGGCGTGGCCATCGACGAGGTGGACGACCACGGTGTCGTGATCTCCGGCCGCGCCGACCAGATCAGGACACTGCGGGCTCAGGGCTACGACATCACGGCGCTCGGCGCGGTCCCCGACCGGTCCTCCGCCGCGGACGACGGGGTCGGAATCCTCGACTTCCCCTCGGCCGACTCGAGGTACCACAACTACGCGGAGATGACGAGCGAGATCAACTCGGTCGTCTCCGCCCACTCGTCCATCGCGAGCACCCGCGTGATCGGCACCTCGTACCAGGGCCGGAACATCGTCGCCATCAAGATCAGCGACAACGTGGCGACCGACGAGTCCGAGCCCGAGGTGCTGTTCACCCACCACCAGCACGCCCGTGAGCACCTCACCGTCGAGATGGCGCTCTACCTGCTCAACGAGCTGACCTCGGACTACGGCACCGACTCCCGCGTGACCAACATGGTCAACAACCGCGAGATCTGGATCGTCCCGGACCTCAACCCCGACGGCGGCGAGTACGACGTCGCGACCGGCTCCTACCGCTCCTGGCGCAAGAACCGCCAGCCCAACTCCGGTTCCTCGTACGTCGGCACCGACCTCAACCGCAACTGGGGCTACCGGTGGGGCTGCTGCGGCGGCTCGTCCGGGTCGACCTCCTCGGAGACCTATCGCGGTACGGCGGCCGAGTCGGCGCCCGAGGTCAAGGTCGTCGCCAACTTCGTCCGCAGCCGGGTCGTCGGCGGCGTGCAGCAGATCAAGACCGGCATCGACTTCCACACGTACAGCGAACTGGTCCTGTGGCCCTACGGGTACACGACGGCGAACACCGCCACCGGCATGACGACCGACGACCGCAACGCCTTCGCGACGGTCGGCGGGAAGATGGCCGCGAGCAACGGCTACACGCCCGAGCAGTCCAGCGACCTGTACATCACCGACGGGTCGATCGACGACTGGCTGTGGGGCAACCAGAAGATCTTCGCCTACACCTTCGAGATGTACCCGTCGTCGAGCTCCGGAGGCGGCTTCTACCCGCCCGACGAGGTGATCGCGGCGGAGACCGCGCGCAACCGGGACGCCGTGCTCCAGCTGCTGGAGAACTCCGACTGTATGTACCGGTCCATCGGCAAGGAGACGCAGTACTGCAGTTAG
- a CDS encoding type II secretion system F family protein, producing MELHSLITLTTGIALLTCVLAVAGLHAYAMGKAQRQALVDRLSATGQIQAGGRRRRFPTLDRRLRRTKLGRKLELRLAATGLDITPGEFFVYMLATAAGLWLVSQAALAPFFGPLAGLLGIWVAVQFLNWQRQKRIEKFINQLPEMSRILANATQAGLALRTAIGMAAEELEAPAGEELGKVANQLALGASLDDALGEMAERLPSRELVVLVTTLVLSNRAGGQVVGALRNLTETLEERKETRREVRTQLAQVNMTSYAVPVLGVGSLFLMNGVKDGALDRMTGSPAGQAAVIVAFALYAVGFVLIRRLSRIDV from the coding sequence ATGGAACTCCACTCGCTGATCACGCTCACCACGGGTATCGCCCTGCTGACCTGCGTCCTCGCCGTGGCGGGCCTGCACGCGTACGCCATGGGCAAGGCCCAGCGCCAGGCCCTGGTCGACCGTCTCTCGGCGACGGGCCAGATACAGGCGGGCGGCCGGCGGCGCCGCTTCCCGACCCTGGACCGCCGGCTGCGCCGCACCAAGCTCGGCAGGAAACTGGAACTGAGGCTGGCGGCGACGGGCCTGGACATCACCCCGGGCGAGTTCTTCGTCTACATGCTGGCCACGGCGGCCGGCCTGTGGTTGGTCAGCCAGGCGGCCCTGGCCCCCTTCTTCGGCCCCCTCGCCGGTCTGCTGGGCATCTGGGTGGCCGTGCAGTTCCTGAACTGGCAGCGCCAGAAACGTATCGAGAAGTTCATCAACCAACTGCCGGAAATGTCCCGGATCCTGGCCAACGCCACCCAGGCGGGCCTCGCCCTGCGCACGGCGATCGGCATGGCGGCGGAGGAACTGGAGGCACCGGCCGGGGAGGAACTGGGCAAGGTGGCCAACCAGCTGGCCCTGGGCGCCTCCCTGGACGACGCGCTGGGGGAGATGGCGGAGCGCCTGCCCTCGCGCGAACTGGTGGTCCTGGTGACGACGTTGGTGCTCTCCAACCGGGCGGGCGGCCAAGTGGTGGGTGCGCTGCGCAACTTGACGGAGACGCTGGAGGAGCGCAAGGAGACGCGTCGGGAGGTCCGCACCCAACTGGCGCAGGTCAACATGACGTCGTACGCCGTCCCGGTCCTCGGAGTGGGTTCCCTCTTCCTGATGAACGGCGTGAAGGACGGCGCCCTGGACCGTATGACCGGCTCCCCGGCCGGCCAGGCGGCGGTGATCGTCGCCTTCGCGCTCTACGCGGTGGGGTTCGTCCTGATCCGCCGCCTGTCCCGTATCGACGTCTGA